Proteins from a single region of Nomascus leucogenys isolate Asia chromosome 2, Asia_NLE_v1, whole genome shotgun sequence:
- the MVP gene encoding major vault protein, whose translation MATEEFIIRIPPYHYIHVLDQNSNVSRVEVGPKTYIRQDNERVLFAPMRMVTVPPRHYCTVANPVSRDAQGLVLFDVTGQVRLRHADLEIRLAQDPFPLYPGEVLEKDITPLQVVLPNTALHLKALLDFEDKDGDKVVAGDEWLFEGPGTYIPRKEVEVVEIIQATIIRQNQALRLRARKECWDRDGKERVTGEEWLVTTVGAYLPAVFEEVLDLVDAVILTEKTALHLRARRNFRDFRGVSRRTGEEWLVTVQDTEAHVPDVHEEVLGVVPITTLGPHNYCVILDPVGPDGKNQLGQKRVVKGEKSFFLQPGEQLEQGIQDVYVLSEQQGLLLRALQPLEEGEDEEKVSHQAGDRWLIRGPLEYVPSAKVEVVEERQAIPLDENEGIYVQDVKTGKVRAVIGSTYMLTQDEVLWEKELPPGVEELLNKGQDPLADRGEKDTAKILQPLAPRNKTRVVSYRVPHNAAVQVYDYREKRARVVFGPELVSLGPEEQFTVLSLSAGRPKRPHARRALCLLLGPDFFTDVITIETADHARLQLQLAYNWHFEVNDRKDPQETAKLFSVPDFVGDACKAIASRVRGAVASVTFDDFHKNSARIIRTAVFGFETLEAKGPDGMALPRPRDQAVFPQNGLVVSSVDVQSVEPVDQRTRDALQRSVQLAIEITTNSQEAAAKHEAQRLEQEARGRLERQKILDQSEAEKARKELLELEALSMAVESTGTAKAEAESRAEAARIEGEGSVLQAKLKAQALAIETEAELQRVQKVRELELVYARAQLELEVSKAQQLAEVEVKKFKQMTEAIGPSTIRDLAVAGPEMQVKLLQSLGLKSTLITDGSTPINLFNTAFGLLGMGPEGQPLGRRVASGPSPREGISPQSAQAPQAPGDNHVVPVLR comes from the exons ATGGCAACTGAAGAGTTCATCATCCGCATCCCCCCATACCACTATATCCATGTGCTGGACCAGAACAGCAACGTGTCCCGTGTGGAGGTCGGGCCAAAGACCTACATCCGGCAGGACAATGAGAG GGTACTGTTTGCCCCCATGCGCATGGTGACCGTCCCCCCACGTCACTACTGCACAGTGGCCAACCCTGTGTCTCGGGATGCCCAGGGCTTGGTGCTATTTGATGTCACAGGGCAAGTTCGGCTTCGCCACGCTGACCTCGAGATCCGGCTGGCCCAGGACCCCTTCCCCCTGTACCCAGGGGAGGTGCTGGAAAAG GACATCACACCCCTGCAGGTGGTTCTGCCCAACACTGCCCTCCATCTAAAGGCACTGCTTGATTTTGAGGATAAAGATGGAGACAAGGTGGTGGCAGGAGATGAGTGGCTTTTCGAGGGACCTG GCACGTACATCCCCCGGAAGGAAGTGGAGGTCGTGGAGATCATTCAGGCCACCATCATCAGGCAGAACCAGGCTCTGCGGCTGAGGGCCCGCAAGGAGTGCTGGGACCGGGACGGCAAGGAGAGGGTGACAG GGGAAGAATGGCTGGTCACCACGGTAGGGGCGTACCTCCCAGCGGTGTTTGAGGAGGTTCTGGATTTGGTGGACGCCGTCATCCTTACGGAAAAG ACAGCCCTGCACCTCCGGGCTCGGCGGAACTTCCGGGACTTCAGGGGAGTGTCCCGCCGCACTGGGGAGGAGTGGCTGGTGACAGTGCAGGACACAGAGGCCCACGTACCAGATGTCCACGAGGAGGTGCTGGGGGTTGTGCCCATCACCACCCTGGGCCCCCACAACTACTGCGTGATTCTCGACCCTGTCGGACCGGATGGCAAGAATCAGCTGGGGCAGAAGCGCGTGGTCAAG GGAGAGAAGTCTTTTTTCCTCCAGCCAGGAGAGCAGCTGGAACAAGGCATCCAGGATGTGTATGTGCTGTCGGAGCAGCAGGGGCTGCTGCTGAGGGCCCTGCAGCccctggaggagggggaggatgaGGAGAAGGTCTCACACCAGGCTGGGGACCGCTGGCTCATCCGCGGACCCCTGGAGTATGTGCCATCTGCCAaagtggaggtggtggaggagcGCCAGGCCATCCCTCTAGATGAGAACGAGGGCATCTACGTGCAGGATGTCAAGACCGGAAAG GTGCGTGCTGTGATTGGAAGCACCTACATGCTGACCCAGGATGAAGTCCTGTGGGAGAAGGAGCTGCCTCCCGGGGTGGAGGAGCTGCTGAACAAGGGGCAGGACCCTCTGGCAGACAGGGGTGAGAAGGACACAGCTAAGATCCTCCAGCCCTTGGCACCCCGGAACAAGACCCGTGTGGTCAGCTACCGCGTGCCCCACAATGCTGCGGTGCAGGTATATGACTACCGAGAGAAGCGAGCCCG CGTGGTCTTCGGGCCTGAGCTGGTGTCGCTGGGTCCTGAGGAGCAGTTCACAGTGTTGTCCCTCTCGGCTGGGCGGCCCAAGCGTCCCCATGCCCGCCGTGCGCTCTGCCTGCTGCTGGGGCCTGACTTCTTCACAGACGTCATCACCATTGAAACGGCGGATCATGCCAGGCTGCAACTGCAGCTGGCCTACAACTG GCACTTTGAGGTGAATGACCGGAAGGACCCCCAAGAGACGGCCAAGCTCTTTTCAGTGCCAGACTTTGTAGGTGATGCCTGCAAGGCCATCGCATCCCGGGTGCGGGGGGCCGTGGCCTCTGTCACTTTTGATGACTTCCATAAGAACTCAGCCCGCATCATTCGCACTGCTGTCTTTGGCTTTGAGACCTTGGAAGCCAAGGGCCCTGATGGCATGGCCCTGCCCAGGCCCCGGGACCAGGCTGTCTTCCCCCAAAACGGGCTGGTGGTCAGCAGTGTGGACGTGCAGTCAGTGGAGCCTGTGGATCAGAGGACCCGGGACGCCCTGCAACGCAGCGTGCAGCTGGCCATCGAGATCACCACCAACTCCCAGGAAGCGGCAGCCAA GCACGAGGCTCAGAGACTGGAGCAGGAAGCCCGCGGCCGACTTGAGCGGCAGAAGATCCTGGACCAGTCAGAAGCTGAGAAAGCTCGCAAGGAACTCTTGGAGCTGGAGGCTCTGAG CATGGCCGTGGAGAGCACCGGGACTGCCAAGGCGGAGGCCGAGTCCCGTGCAGAGGCAGCCCGGATTGAGGGAGAAGGGTCCGTGCTGCAGGCCAAGCTAAAAGCACAGGCCTTGGCCATTGAGACG GAGGCTGAGCTCCAGAGGGTCCAGAAGGTCCGAGAGCTGGAACTGGTCTATGCCCGGGCCCAGCTGGAGCTGGAGGTGAGCAAGGCTCAGCAGCTGGCTGAGGTGGAGGTGAAGAAGTTCAAGCAGATGACAGAGGCCATAGGCCCCAGCACCATCAGGGACCTTGCTGTGGCTGGGCCTGAGATGCAG GTAAAACTGCTCCAGTCCCTGGGCCTGAAATCGACCCTCATCACCGATGGCTCCACTCCCATCAACCTCTTCAACACAGCCTTTGGGCTGCTGGGGATGGGGCCCGAGGGTCAACCCCTGGGCAGAAGGGTGGCCAGTGGGCCCAGCCCCAGGGAGGGGATATCCCCCCAGTCTGCTCAGGCCCCTCAAGCTCCTGGAGACAACCACGTGGTGCCTGTACTGCGCTAA